Proteins encoded within one genomic window of Mycoplasma phocoenae:
- the dnaK gene encoding molecular chaperone DnaK has product MAKEIILGIDLGTTNSVVSIIENKQPKVLEAPSGKRTTPSVVSFKNNETIVGEVAKRQLETNPDAVASVKRLMGTSETVHVNNKDYKPEEISALILSYMKEYAEKKIGHSVKKAVITVPAYFDNAQREATKNAGKIAGLDVVRIINEPTAAALAFGLDKDQSKSQKVLVFDLGGGTFDVSILEMEEGTFDVLSTSGDNNLGGDDWDHKIVDWMVSEIEKEHKYNPTKDKMAMARLKEESEKAKIALSNSSVASISLPFLAVTEEGPINVELELKRSEFELMTQDLLERVKKPILDALKEANIEASELDEILLVGGSTRMPAVQELVEKVVGKKPNHSINPDEVVSIGAAIQGGILAGDIDDILLLDVTPLTLGIETEGGIATPLIPRNSTIPVTKTQVFSTAVDNQPAVSIVVVQGERQMAYDNKILGQFTLEGIEPAPRGVPQIEISFSIDVNGITKVTAKDKKTNKEHTITIENTSQLTEDEVNKMVKEAEENREADKKKREEIETQVRSESFINQLEKQYNDTKDKLTEDQKTKMEAEIKELKDLLAAKKFDELKQKIDAFEAQAKAFQEQMQQAGVKPEDLENMMKNQNPTDEKDKDIN; this is encoded by the coding sequence ATGGCTAAAGAAATAATATTAGGAATTGACTTAGGAACAACAAACTCTGTAGTTTCTATAATTGAAAACAAACAACCTAAAGTATTAGAAGCACCATCGGGAAAAAGAACCACACCATCAGTAGTAAGTTTTAAAAACAATGAAACAATCGTTGGAGAAGTAGCGAAACGTCAATTAGAAACAAATCCAGACGCAGTAGCTTCTGTAAAACGTTTGATGGGGACATCAGAAACAGTGCACGTAAATAATAAGGATTACAAACCAGAAGAAATTAGTGCTTTAATACTTTCTTACATGAAAGAATACGCAGAAAAGAAAATTGGTCACAGCGTTAAAAAGGCAGTTATTACTGTTCCAGCATATTTTGATAATGCTCAACGTGAAGCGACAAAAAACGCAGGAAAAATCGCAGGCTTAGATGTTGTACGTATTATTAATGAACCTACTGCAGCAGCATTAGCTTTCGGATTAGATAAAGATCAATCAAAATCACAAAAAGTATTAGTATTTGATTTAGGTGGTGGAACATTCGACGTTTCAATTTTAGAAATGGAAGAAGGAACATTCGACGTTTTATCAACATCAGGAGATAACAATTTAGGTGGAGACGACTGAGATCACAAGATTGTTGATTGAATGGTTTCTGAAATTGAAAAAGAACACAAATACAACCCTACAAAAGATAAAATGGCAATGGCTCGTTTAAAAGAAGAATCTGAAAAAGCTAAAATCGCTTTATCAAATTCATCAGTTGCGTCAATCTCATTACCTTTCTTAGCAGTTACTGAAGAAGGTCCAATTAACGTTGAATTAGAATTAAAACGTTCAGAATTCGAATTAATGACTCAAGATTTACTTGAAAGAGTTAAAAAACCAATTTTAGATGCTTTAAAAGAAGCTAACATAGAAGCGAGTGAACTAGATGAAATTTTATTAGTTGGTGGATCAACAAGAATGCCAGCAGTTCAAGAATTAGTTGAAAAAGTAGTAGGTAAAAAACCGAACCATTCAATTAACCCTGATGAAGTTGTATCAATAGGAGCAGCTATTCAAGGTGGAATACTAGCGGGAGATATTGATGACATTTTATTACTTGATGTAACACCATTGACATTAGGTATTGAAACAGAAGGTGGAATCGCAACTCCTTTAATACCAAGAAATTCAACAATACCAGTTACAAAAACTCAAGTATTTTCAACAGCAGTTGATAATCAACCAGCTGTATCAATAGTAGTTGTTCAAGGTGAACGTCAAATGGCTTATGACAATAAAATTTTAGGGCAATTCACATTGGAGGGTATTGAACCAGCCCCACGTGGTGTTCCTCAAATTGAAATAAGTTTTTCAATAGACGTTAACGGAATTACAAAAGTAACAGCTAAAGATAAAAAAACAAATAAAGAGCACACAATAACAATTGAAAACACATCTCAATTAACTGAAGATGAAGTAAATAAAATGGTTAAAGAAGCCGAAGAAAACCGTGAAGCAGATAAGAAAAAACGTGAAGAAATTGAAACACAAGTTCGTTCAGAAAGCTTTATTAATCAATTAGAAAAACAATACAATGACACAAAAGATAAATTAACTGAAGATCAAAAAACAAAAATGGAAGCTGAAATCAAAGAATTAAAAGATTTATTAGCTGCTAAAAAATTCGATGAATTAAAACAAAAAATCGATGCATTCGAAGCTCAAGCGAAAGCATTCCAAGAACAAATGCAACAAGCAGGAGTTAAACCAGAAGATTTAGAAAACATGATGAAAAATCAAAATCCAACTGACGAAAAAGATAAAGACATTAACTAA